A portion of the Granulosicoccus antarcticus IMCC3135 genome contains these proteins:
- a CDS encoding efflux RND transporter periplasmic adaptor subunit has translation MPAADNLLIEPSGKRQDQFVERSHAESSEISAWLQWLSELLPAAHCIALVRVDSSGEPLVISRNPGSLPVPDVALILAGRASRTTSRQRLLTEAPEGQILALPIPDSRHEGGVSSVLLLISDLLNKQQQGTLLGLASWALRSLLWVEGAPKSIPESLCNTQALAEPIRVQALLDQLSLRFDGAQCTLAWMKQRRGKRYEACVIAVCGQSRVDPTSTAVRKLAEFMEGLCQADMQALAPVYEAGPGVSSSRDVASSDPVELPVRFVVPIKVRQQLLMICMLRPAGQRLSTSVRLQLAQELVPAFQSAWLAQELDEPVRKIVWRRLLARYRQRTHVTGMRWVQACLLLIVLGFVLYPVDKRVSAEVHVEAAERHALIAPLDGFVKSVQARAGDRIAQGDLLATLDADDLLRQADKWSAEEQKNQQEYLSALAMHDRVELSSLRESRLLIQTELEQVQAQLARHELRAPIAGIVLSDSVEDALGSAVKAGQILFEVGSAEQYRLALQVPERRIGEISSGQSVALRMTADPKHRRYASVDMVIPIATASQGQNTFKVYAVPDEQQSVLRPGMKGIGKVLVGRESRLRQWTGSLWSRCVWLAWKLGLSS, from the coding sequence ATGCCCGCAGCTGACAATCTACTGATTGAGCCTTCAGGCAAACGGCAGGATCAGTTCGTTGAGCGCAGTCATGCGGAGAGTTCAGAAATCAGTGCATGGCTGCAGTGGTTGAGCGAATTGTTGCCGGCGGCGCATTGTATAGCGTTGGTGCGTGTTGACAGTTCGGGTGAGCCACTGGTTATCAGTCGCAATCCGGGTTCATTGCCAGTACCGGATGTGGCCTTGATTCTGGCTGGCCGCGCGTCTCGCACAACCAGCCGGCAGCGCTTGCTGACAGAGGCGCCGGAGGGGCAGATATTGGCCTTGCCGATTCCCGATAGTCGCCATGAAGGTGGTGTGTCCTCGGTACTGCTGCTGATCAGTGATCTGTTGAACAAACAACAGCAAGGTACTTTGCTGGGCCTAGCCAGCTGGGCATTGCGAAGTCTGCTCTGGGTTGAAGGGGCGCCCAAATCGATTCCAGAGTCTCTGTGCAATACTCAGGCGTTGGCAGAGCCGATCCGCGTGCAGGCTCTGCTGGATCAGCTGTCATTACGTTTCGATGGTGCACAATGCACACTTGCCTGGATGAAACAAAGGCGGGGCAAACGATATGAAGCTTGTGTCATTGCAGTTTGCGGACAAAGTCGGGTAGACCCTACCAGTACTGCCGTACGCAAATTGGCGGAGTTCATGGAAGGCCTTTGTCAGGCAGATATGCAAGCTCTGGCACCTGTCTACGAGGCAGGTCCTGGGGTGAGTTCATCCCGGGATGTCGCTTCTTCGGATCCGGTGGAACTACCGGTACGATTTGTTGTGCCGATCAAGGTCCGTCAGCAACTGCTGATGATCTGTATGTTACGGCCGGCAGGTCAAAGGCTGTCAACCAGCGTACGTCTGCAGCTGGCTCAGGAGTTGGTACCGGCCTTTCAGAGTGCCTGGTTGGCACAGGAACTTGATGAGCCAGTTCGCAAGATTGTCTGGCGACGTTTGCTGGCGCGCTATCGTCAGCGAACACACGTAACCGGAATGCGATGGGTACAGGCGTGTCTGCTTCTCATCGTGCTGGGTTTTGTGCTTTATCCGGTAGACAAGCGTGTCAGTGCCGAAGTGCATGTCGAGGCGGCCGAACGGCACGCACTGATAGCGCCTCTGGATGGATTTGTTAAGTCGGTTCAGGCAAGAGCTGGCGATCGGATCGCACAGGGAGATTTGCTGGCAACGCTCGATGCTGACGACCTGCTGAGGCAGGCCGATAAATGGAGCGCGGAAGAGCAGAAAAATCAGCAGGAGTATCTCAGCGCACTGGCCATGCATGATCGGGTCGAACTCAGTTCATTACGCGAAAGCAGGCTGCTGATTCAGACCGAATTGGAACAGGTGCAGGCACAGTTGGCACGTCATGAATTACGTGCACCGATTGCCGGCATCGTACTGAGTGATTCTGTTGAGGATGCTCTGGGCTCGGCTGTCAAGGCTGGCCAGATATTATTCGAAGTCGGTTCTGCCGAGCAGTATCGACTGGCTTTGCAAGTGCCTGAACGACGTATAGGTGAGATATCTTCAGGGCAGAGCGTGGCATTGAGGATGACGGCCGATCCCAAACACCGCAGATACGCTAGCGTGGATATGGTGATACCGATAGCCACGGCGAGCCAGGGGCAGAACACCTTCAAAGTCTACGCCGTACCTGACGAGCAGCAAAGCGTGTTACGTCCGGGAATGAAGGGTATTGGCAAGGTATTGGTGGGGCGTGAATCGCGATTGCGCCAATGGACCGGATCCCTATGGTCGCGTTGCGTCTGGCTGGCCTGGAAATTGGGGCTGAGCAGTTGA
- a CDS encoding HlyD family efflux transporter periplasmic adaptor subunit — protein sequence MVALRLAGLEIGAEQLNKQMTGEGEYAKQMLQCKPRLAHHLRVQEQLFRKRTWSVLHNTVSGQFVRVDCRLWSALRQLRGELSLAEWLQAHEAAFGKVALLESIAQLHRHGLLNGMPAAKGDSLRASKAGGFNPLMVKLPLLNPTPLLGKLARISSPVSGRIALLTIALLAGIAAVIAVLDSERLMFDWQRVLSRPEQWWQYLIIYPCLKGMHELAHGLTLQRLGGQVREAGISLLVLVPIPYVDATNAWSLAHRKDRLLVTGAGMLSDITLASVALFSWYVLEPGGITDMAFSIVLMSGVSIFVFNANPLLKFDGYYLLEDLLDSPGLARRSVAYWQYLFKRYLFLAKGLSRPFVAVGERRWLLPYGVASLCYRVVLSMVISLFLIRQFHELGMVLAAFSIIPLFIKPLPRLVRYLFLSVQLEQVRRRAFTRLVLLCLLVAVPVIAIPLPSSTRAEGILWVPEQAEIYASEQGQLIRWFVVNGERVVKGQHLMQLASPELTIELQRYESSIALLELQHAALRSASPELAAKRKVEIEQQRVIAVRLQKRIEALNVYATHAGRIAFDQNKLLTGQHIEQGQLLLYLIEEDALVVRAVVDQRQLGRVENGVIKANVRLAADITTSLPATLSRQVPAANNRLPSLALANAGFGGIDMESRQADAKTREQIFHLELTLAPTMGEQGLGGRAFITLQHPAETLGKRWWRGSRQLFIKHLGA from the coding sequence ATGGTCGCGTTGCGTCTGGCTGGCCTGGAAATTGGGGCTGAGCAGTTGAATAAGCAGATGACAGGCGAAGGCGAGTACGCAAAGCAGATGTTGCAGTGCAAGCCGCGACTGGCTCATCATCTGCGTGTGCAGGAACAGCTATTTCGAAAGCGAACCTGGAGCGTGCTTCATAACACCGTGTCGGGTCAGTTTGTGCGCGTCGATTGTCGCCTGTGGTCGGCACTGAGGCAGTTACGCGGTGAGCTTTCGCTGGCAGAATGGTTGCAGGCACATGAAGCTGCCTTTGGGAAAGTGGCACTACTTGAGTCGATTGCGCAGTTGCATCGACATGGTTTGTTGAATGGCATGCCTGCTGCAAAAGGGGACAGTCTCAGGGCTTCCAAAGCGGGTGGCTTCAACCCTCTGATGGTCAAGTTGCCATTGCTGAATCCTACGCCTCTTCTTGGCAAGCTTGCCCGGATAAGTAGCCCTGTTAGCGGCAGAATTGCATTACTGACAATCGCTCTGCTGGCCGGTATTGCTGCGGTGATTGCGGTTCTTGACAGCGAACGTCTGATGTTCGATTGGCAGCGAGTGCTGTCCAGGCCTGAGCAGTGGTGGCAATACCTGATTATCTATCCCTGTCTGAAAGGCATGCATGAGCTGGCGCATGGCCTGACGTTGCAGCGTTTGGGCGGTCAGGTCAGGGAAGCTGGAATTTCACTGCTGGTGCTGGTTCCCATTCCCTATGTTGATGCGACAAATGCCTGGTCGCTGGCGCACCGCAAGGATCGATTGCTGGTGACCGGAGCAGGCATGCTCAGTGATATCACCTTGGCCAGCGTTGCACTGTTCTCATGGTATGTGCTGGAGCCAGGGGGCATCACCGATATGGCGTTCTCGATTGTGCTCATGAGTGGCGTTTCCATCTTTGTTTTCAATGCCAATCCACTGCTCAAGTTTGATGGCTATTATCTGCTTGAGGACCTGCTGGATAGCCCGGGCCTGGCGCGTCGCTCCGTTGCCTACTGGCAGTATCTGTTCAAGCGTTATCTGTTTCTGGCTAAAGGCCTGTCTCGCCCGTTCGTAGCCGTGGGTGAGCGACGCTGGTTGTTACCCTACGGTGTAGCGAGTCTGTGTTATCGGGTGGTTCTGTCTATGGTGATCAGTCTGTTTCTGATTCGTCAGTTCCATGAGCTGGGTATGGTGCTTGCCGCCTTTTCCATTATTCCACTGTTCATCAAACCTCTGCCGCGACTGGTTCGCTATCTGTTTCTGTCTGTGCAGTTGGAGCAGGTGCGCCGACGGGCGTTCACAAGGCTTGTATTGCTTTGTCTGTTGGTGGCGGTGCCGGTCATTGCAATCCCCTTGCCATCTTCCACGCGTGCCGAGGGAATTCTCTGGGTTCCGGAGCAGGCTGAAATTTACGCCAGTGAGCAAGGTCAGTTGATACGCTGGTTCGTCGTTAATGGCGAACGCGTGGTTAAGGGGCAGCACTTGATGCAGCTGGCCTCGCCGGAGTTGACAATAGAGCTGCAACGATACGAGTCCTCCATAGCCTTGTTGGAGCTTCAACATGCAGCCTTGCGCAGTGCATCCCCTGAGCTGGCTGCCAAGCGCAAGGTAGAGATCGAGCAGCAGCGAGTCATTGCTGTACGCCTGCAGAAGCGGATCGAGGCACTGAATGTCTATGCCACACATGCCGGTCGCATCGCCTTCGACCAGAACAAGCTGCTGACAGGCCAGCACATCGAACAGGGACAGTTACTACTCTACCTGATAGAAGAAGATGCTCTGGTGGTACGTGCTGTAGTCGACCAACGTCAGCTAGGCAGGGTGGAGAACGGTGTGATCAAAGCGAATGTACGATTAGCGGCTGATATTACAACCTCACTACCGGCGACCCTGTCGCGTCAGGTACCCGCAGCAAATAACCGTTTACCCAGTCTGGCGCTGGCAAACGCAGGATTTGGCGGAATCGATATGGAGTCGCGGCAGGCTGATGCCAAAACACGCGAGCAGATCTTTCATCTGGAATTGACTCTAGCTCCCACAATGGGTGAGCAAGGTCTGGGCGGGCGTGCCTTTATTACTTTGCAGCATCCCGCTGAAACTTTGGGCAAGCGCTGGTGGCGAGGCTCAAGACAGTTGTTTATCAAGCATCTGGGAGCATGA